One part of the Chloroflexaceae bacterium genome encodes these proteins:
- a CDS encoding DUF433 domain-containing protein: MTTLLDRMTINPEISHGKPTIRGLRYPVETILELLSSGMTIKQILADDEDLERAEIRAALAFAARRSQIKRLELVTV, translated from the coding sequence ATGACCACACTGCTGGATCGCATGACCATCAATCCCGAGATCAGTCACGGCAAGCCAACGATTCGCGGCTTGCGCTATCCGGTCGAGACGATCTTGGAATTGCTCAGTTCGGGCATGACGATCAAGCAGATCCTCGCCGATGATGAGGATCTTGAACGCGCGGAGATTCGCGCCGCCCTGGCGTTTGCGGCGCGCCGAAGCCAGATCAAGCGGCTGGAACTGGTCACGGTATGA